One part of the Lapillicoccus jejuensis genome encodes these proteins:
- a CDS encoding rhodanese-like domain-containing protein — translation MSRATEIAWETSLFASPAAVRRPAGDPPSARPVGPLGADDLVDEARATYARVSPRAAYQDVLHGRAVLVDIRPEAQRRAEGEVHPDLHPVVVERNVLEWRLDPRGEHRLPWVSDRSAVLVLCQEGYASSLAAASLARLGLRGASDVVGGLRAWREAGLPTA, via the coding sequence GTGAGCCGCGCGACCGAGATCGCCTGGGAGACCAGCCTGTTCGCCTCCCCCGCGGCCGTACGACGCCCCGCCGGTGACCCCCCGTCCGCCCGTCCCGTCGGTCCCCTCGGCGCCGACGACCTCGTCGACGAGGCCCGGGCGACCTACGCCCGGGTCTCGCCGCGGGCGGCGTACCAGGACGTCCTGCACGGTCGCGCCGTCCTCGTCGACATCCGCCCCGAGGCGCAGCGCCGGGCCGAGGGCGAGGTCCACCCCGACCTGCACCCGGTGGTCGTCGAGCGCAACGTCCTCGAGTGGCGCCTCGACCCGCGCGGCGAGCACCGGCTGCCCTGGGTGAGCGACCGGTCGGCCGTGCTCGTGCTGTGCCAGGAGGGCTACGCCTCCTCGCTGGCCGCGGCGAGCCTCGCCCGGCTCGGGCTGCGGGGGGCGTCCGACGTCGTCGGCGGCCTGCGGGCCTGGCGCGAGGCCGGCCTGCCCACCGCCTGA